A portion of the Bacillus sp. 2205SS5-2 genome contains these proteins:
- a CDS encoding cell division protein FtsA, with protein MQLEKKVFALDIGTRSVVGIILEETDSSYKVLDLLSIEHKERAMVDGQIHDVVAVSEVINEVKKQLEQKHGSLTKVCVAAAGRALRTQTSEALINIQGKSLMTAEDILHLELSAVQQAQALAAEKQQSDKSTHYYCVGYSVLYYKLDGEEIGNLIDQQGHTAKVEIIATFLPRIVVESLLSALKRADLEMEALTLEPIAAINVLIPPSMRRLNVALVDIGAGTSDIAITESGTVTAYGMVPTAGDEITEALSDAFLLDFPFAEEAKRKLSKEESIVITDILGFETEITRSDLIDKISHSIDHLAQTIAEEINELNYSRSPKAVMLVGGGSQTPELPSRLAKALRLPLNRVAIRGVDAIPHISIDNETSMGPELVTPIGIAIAAKKSPVQYVTTYVNGQPVRLFEVNTLSVGDCLLAAGIKINKLYGKPGIAMIVNVNGQEVTIPGQYGKAPLILKNGKPCSFDEHVANEDELIVEKGLDGAAASLTVGDLIDFAQPKTIYIDDKPIQLPTTVLKNGEVVDKFTSVSDRDKISIEELSTLREIFNFYENKAWRTSLHPFRVSLNGKETFFPIYSGKVTVNGQEVKSSYSPQQGDRIISVPGPEVTWQEIAKKKHLLIQKSIIVTYNGQEIQLDKKQLEAYKNGEEILADSIIQNGDSILYKLIGTSDFIFQDLFRHIEVDMPPNAGGKFQLLRNGEITTFYDPIHAGDSLEIQWPLAKEKS; from the coding sequence ATGCAGCTTGAAAAAAAAGTATTTGCTTTAGATATCGGAACAAGGTCTGTGGTAGGTATTATTTTAGAGGAAACAGATTCTTCCTATAAGGTTTTGGATCTCTTATCCATTGAGCACAAAGAAAGGGCTATGGTGGATGGACAAATTCATGATGTTGTTGCCGTAAGTGAAGTCATTAATGAAGTCAAAAAACAACTGGAACAAAAACATGGTTCTCTTACAAAGGTATGCGTGGCTGCAGCTGGGCGTGCATTAAGAACACAAACATCAGAGGCTCTAATAAATATACAAGGAAAATCACTAATGACAGCTGAAGATATTCTTCACTTAGAGCTCAGTGCGGTGCAACAAGCACAGGCTCTTGCTGCCGAGAAACAACAGTCAGATAAAAGCACTCATTATTATTGTGTAGGGTATTCTGTTCTATACTATAAGCTAGATGGAGAAGAAATTGGCAATCTTATTGATCAACAAGGGCATACAGCAAAGGTAGAAATAATCGCAACTTTTTTGCCACGAATCGTCGTGGAGTCTTTACTTTCTGCGTTAAAGCGAGCTGATTTGGAAATGGAGGCATTAACACTTGAACCGATTGCCGCCATTAATGTATTGATCCCCCCCTCTATGAGACGCTTAAATGTCGCCCTTGTCGATATTGGCGCAGGAACCTCTGACATCGCCATTACGGAAAGCGGCACAGTTACGGCCTATGGTATGGTACCAACAGCAGGTGATGAGATTACAGAAGCACTTAGTGATGCTTTTTTGCTTGATTTTCCTTTTGCAGAAGAAGCTAAGCGTAAACTCTCAAAAGAAGAATCTATTGTCATTACGGATATTTTAGGGTTTGAAACCGAAATCACCAGGAGCGATTTAATAGACAAAATTTCGCATTCGATTGATCATTTAGCTCAAACCATTGCAGAAGAAATTAATGAGCTAAATTATTCCCGCTCTCCTAAAGCTGTTATGCTCGTCGGTGGTGGTAGTCAGACACCCGAACTTCCATCTCGATTAGCAAAAGCCCTTCGCTTGCCTCTAAATCGAGTAGCTATCCGTGGAGTCGATGCGATTCCACATATTTCAATTGATAATGAAACTTCAATGGGTCCGGAACTCGTGACACCGATTGGCATTGCCATTGCGGCAAAGAAATCTCCCGTACAATACGTAACAACTTATGTTAACGGTCAGCCTGTTCGTTTATTTGAAGTAAACACTCTTTCCGTAGGTGATTGTCTACTAGCGGCAGGAATAAAAATAAACAAGTTGTATGGTAAGCCAGGGATAGCTATGATCGTAAATGTCAATGGGCAAGAGGTGACCATTCCCGGACAATATGGAAAGGCCCCACTTATTTTAAAAAACGGAAAACCATGTTCCTTCGATGAGCATGTGGCCAACGAAGACGAATTAATAGTGGAAAAAGGTCTAGATGGAGCAGCAGCAAGTCTAACCGTTGGTGACTTAATTGATTTCGCCCAACCCAAAACTATTTATATAGATGATAAACCCATTCAACTTCCAACCACCGTGTTAAAAAATGGGGAGGTTGTTGACAAGTTTACCTCTGTGTCAGATCGAGACAAAATAAGCATCGAAGAGCTATCAACTTTACGAGAAATTTTTAATTTTTATGAGAACAAGGCATGGAGAACCAGTTTACATCCCTTCCGTGTGAGCTTGAATGGAAAGGAGACGTTTTTCCCAATATATTCAGGGAAAGTCACAGTGAATGGACAAGAGGTGAAATCATCCTATTCTCCTCAACAAGGAGACCGGATTATCAGCGTACCTGGACCAGAAGTAACGTGGCAAGAAATTGCCAAAAAAAAACATTTGCTTATACAAAAGTCGATCATTGTTACCTATAATGGGCAAGAAATACAACTTGATAAAAAACAATTAGAAGCATACAAGAACGGAGAAGAAATTCTAGCAGATTCCATCATTCAAAATGGAGATTCGATTTTATATAAACTCATTGGTACTTCAGATTTTATTTTTCAAGATTTATTCCGACACATTGAGGTGGACATGCCCCCTAATGCAGGTGGAAAATTTCAATTGTTGCGAAATGGTGAAATTACCACTTTTTATGACCCTATCCATGCAGGAGACTCTTTGGAAATCCAGTGGCCCCTTGCAAAAGAAAAGTCATAA
- the ytxJ gene encoding bacillithiol system redox-active protein YtxJ produces MKGCVGVKKVHTIEEFEEILKNESRFFFMKHSLTCPISGSAFNQYQSFATNSDDQTYFLAVQDSRKLSNYIAEKFGVRHESPQALLFVGGKPVWDASHYSITTETLSSR; encoded by the coding sequence ATGAAGGGATGTGTAGGTGTGAAAAAGGTACATACTATTGAAGAATTCGAAGAGATATTAAAAAATGAATCCCGGTTCTTCTTTATGAAACATAGCTTAACATGTCCGATTAGTGGAAGTGCATTTAACCAATATCAATCATTTGCTACTAATTCTGACGATCAAACGTATTTTCTGGCTGTACAAGATTCGCGAAAGCTTTCAAATTATATTGCGGAGAAGTTTGGTGTCCGACATGAGTCGCCACAAGCGTTGTTATTTGTTGGAGGAAAACCCGTTTGGGATGCATCTCATTACAGTATTACAACTGAGACTTTATCAAGTAGATAA
- a CDS encoding YtxH domain-containing protein produces MSEQNQKQLPNPNGGLIQAPENLDSTTSSSTNSKDFMVGALIGTVIGAATALFLAPKAGKDLRNDVNTQATNLKVKTTEWKDTAVEKGNNFAEAAKDRTAVIKKSVQDSGIVDKVKNMRSKDEISEEAEAEIASSELAEPVGLDEDTLSQESTHDIEVSTTSNLEEISVDDEKKAVNQYDGSETNV; encoded by the coding sequence ATGTCAGAACAAAACCAAAAGCAACTTCCAAATCCAAATGGAGGTCTTATTCAAGCACCAGAAAATCTTGATTCTACTACTTCATCGAGTACGAATTCAAAAGACTTTATGGTTGGAGCCCTTATCGGAACCGTAATTGGAGCTGCAACGGCCCTGTTTTTAGCTCCAAAGGCAGGAAAAGATTTAAGAAATGATGTTAACACACAAGCAACAAATCTTAAAGTAAAAACAACTGAATGGAAGGACACGGCTGTTGAAAAAGGGAATAATTTTGCAGAGGCTGCGAAAGACCGAACTGCGGTTATTAAAAAGTCCGTACAAGATTCAGGTATTGTAGATAAAGTGAAGAATATGCGTAGTAAGGATGAAATATCAGAAGAGGCAGAGGCTGAAATAGCTTCATCGGAGCTTGCAGAACCTGTAGGTTTGGATGAAGATACACTTTCACAAGAATCTACCCATGATATAGAAGTGAGTACAACAAGTAATCTTGAAGAAATTAGTGTAGATGATGAAAAAAAGGCGGTTAATCAGTACGACGGTTCTGAGACAAACGTCTAA
- a CDS encoding DUF948 domain-containing protein has product MEIILYLSVAVIAVAFFILVVYLAKTLTSLQETLKSVSSTLDGLEGQMKGITTESTDLLHKTNLLAEDVQKKSEDLNTVVYAVKDVGRSIQEFNSSVRKVTKSVSRQMENNREKISQVVQWGNVAMELREKWQLKKSQNRDEASSVADEKNEVTRRGKIFQRSDQ; this is encoded by the coding sequence ATGGAAATCATACTTTATTTAAGTGTAGCAGTAATTGCAGTAGCTTTTTTCATTTTAGTAGTGTATTTAGCCAAAACCCTAACATCCCTTCAAGAGACGTTAAAAAGTGTGTCGAGCACTTTGGATGGACTAGAAGGACAGATGAAGGGAATAACGACAGAGTCCACAGACTTATTACATAAGACAAACTTGCTAGCTGAAGATGTTCAGAAAAAGTCTGAAGATTTAAATACAGTTGTCTATGCGGTTAAGGACGTTGGTAGGTCTATCCAAGAATTTAATTCTTCTGTACGTAAAGTTACTAAAAGCGTTTCTCGCCAAATGGAAAATAATCGCGAAAAAATTTCTCAAGTTGTTCAATGGGGTAATGTTGCAATGGAACTTCGTGAAAAATGGCAATTGAAGAAGTCGCAGAATCGAGATGAAGCTTCATCCGTTGCTGATGAGAAGAACGAAGTAACACGTCGTGGGAAAATATTTCAACGTTCAGATCAATAA